A region from the Acidiferrobacter sp. SPIII_3 genome encodes:
- the hpnJ gene encoding hopanoid biosynthesis associated radical SAM protein HpnJ, with protein MMKTLFLHPPSYEGFDGGAGSRYQAKREVRSFWYPTWLAQPAALVPGSKLIDAPAAGFSLEEVLPMAQGYELAILHTSSPSFAYDVQVAEALKKTYPDMKIGLVGAKVAVAPEESLTASPAIDFVAREDFDFTVKEVAEGRPYAEIDGLTFRDEKGTVVHTPHRPPIEDMDQLPFVTEVYKRDLRVEDYFIGYLKHPYVSFYTGRGCKSRCTFCLWPQTVGGHRYLVRSAEHVVEEVKLIQRYFPQVAEVFFDDDTFTDNAPRAEEIARRLGKLGVTWSCNAKANVRYETLKVMRDNGLRLLLVGYESGNQKILNNVKKGVRLDIARQFAKDCHKLGITVHGTFILGLPGETRETIEETIRFAKDINPHTIQVSLAAPYPGTFLYKQAIENGWLQEENSKHLVNDRGVQMSALSYPHLNHTEIYDSVESFYKQFYFRSGKVAEMLGEMVKSPQMMGRRLREGVEFLRFFRQR; from the coding sequence ATGATGAAGACCCTTTTTCTGCATCCGCCGTCCTATGAGGGATTCGACGGCGGGGCCGGATCGCGGTACCAGGCCAAGCGCGAGGTGCGTTCCTTCTGGTACCCCACCTGGCTCGCGCAGCCTGCGGCCCTGGTGCCCGGCAGCAAATTGATCGATGCCCCGGCGGCCGGGTTCAGCCTCGAAGAGGTCTTGCCCATGGCGCAGGGTTACGAACTCGCGATCCTGCATACGAGTTCACCGTCGTTTGCTTACGACGTCCAGGTTGCCGAGGCCTTGAAGAAGACCTACCCGGACATGAAGATCGGTCTGGTCGGCGCCAAGGTGGCGGTGGCCCCCGAGGAATCCCTCACGGCCTCGCCGGCCATCGATTTCGTGGCGCGCGAGGACTTCGATTTCACGGTGAAGGAGGTCGCCGAGGGCCGTCCCTATGCGGAGATCGACGGACTCACCTTCCGCGATGAGAAGGGGACGGTGGTGCATACCCCGCATCGGCCGCCGATCGAGGATATGGATCAGCTGCCGTTCGTCACCGAGGTCTATAAGCGCGATCTGCGCGTCGAGGACTATTTCATCGGTTATCTGAAGCACCCCTACGTCTCCTTTTATACCGGACGGGGATGCAAGTCGCGCTGCACCTTCTGCTTGTGGCCGCAGACCGTGGGCGGCCACCGTTATCTCGTGCGCAGCGCCGAGCACGTCGTGGAAGAGGTCAAGCTCATCCAGCGGTATTTCCCGCAGGTGGCCGAGGTGTTCTTCGACGACGATACGTTCACCGACAATGCCCCGCGCGCCGAAGAGATCGCGCGTCGTCTCGGCAAGCTCGGCGTGACCTGGTCTTGCAACGCCAAGGCCAATGTGCGCTATGAGACCCTGAAGGTCATGCGCGACAATGGCCTGCGTCTGCTGCTCGTCGGCTACGAGTCGGGCAATCAAAAGATCCTGAACAACGTGAAGAAGGGCGTGCGCCTCGATATCGCCCGACAGTTTGCCAAGGATTGCCACAAGCTCGGCATCACCGTGCACGGCACCTTCATTCTCGGGCTCCCGGGAGAGACCCGCGAGACCATCGAGGAGACCATACGTTTCGCCAAGGATATCAACCCGCATACCATCCAGGTGTCGCTGGCGGCCCCTTATCCCGGGACCTTCCTGTATAAGCAGGCCATAGAGAACGGCTGGCTCCAGGAGGAAAACAGCAAGCACCTCGTCAATGACCGCGGCGTGCAGATGAGCGCCTTAAGCTACCCACACCTGAATCACACGGAGATCTACGATTCCGTGGAGTCGTTCTACAAGCAGTTCTATTTCCGGTCGGGAAAGGTCGCCGAGATGCTGGGGGAAATGGTCAAGAGCCCGCAGATGATGGGCCGGCGTCTGCGCGAAGGGGTCGAGTTCCTGCGGTTTTTCAGGCAGCGCTAA
- the hpnI gene encoding bacteriohopanetetrol glucosamine biosynthesis glycosyltransferase HpnI, with protein sequence MTGWIVIAAPVGAILGLTVLIAQVLALGAWPAREPAPACLPPISVLKPLYREGAGLYECLRSFCCQDYPAYEIVFGVQDAKDPAIAVVHRLQAEFPERVLTLVIDPTRRGGNAKIDNLMNLMAAVHHDILVLADADILVGPDYLRRLAGPVQDARVGIVTCLYRGSPTPGPWSRLGALFIQDWFVPQVLLAHALGSTDFAFGATIALRRPVLVACGGFEALGSQLADDYVLGARTRALGWRTVLSSYCVDTVVCEPRLRDLAAHQLRWLRTIRLINPWGYAFSGITFGLPLALIAAAISGRAWVWGLAFLALIVRLVLHSRACRRLQAPRRFGLVPLADVLLCGLWALGLTGRKVRWRGATLAVGHDGSIKVNRE encoded by the coding sequence ATGACCGGCTGGATCGTGATCGCAGCGCCGGTCGGAGCGATCCTCGGGCTTACGGTGCTGATCGCCCAGGTCCTGGCCCTGGGGGCATGGCCGGCACGGGAGCCTGCGCCCGCGTGCCTGCCGCCGATCTCGGTCTTGAAGCCCTTGTATCGCGAGGGCGCGGGCCTCTATGAATGCCTGCGATCGTTCTGCTGCCAGGACTACCCGGCCTATGAGATTGTATTCGGGGTGCAGGATGCCAAGGACCCGGCGATCGCGGTCGTGCACCGCCTGCAGGCGGAGTTTCCGGAGCGTGTCCTCACGCTTGTCATCGATCCCACGCGACGCGGTGGCAACGCCAAGATCGATAATCTGATGAATCTGATGGCGGCGGTGCATCACGATATCCTGGTGCTCGCGGATGCCGATATCCTCGTGGGCCCGGACTATCTGCGCCGCCTCGCCGGTCCGGTCCAGGACGCGCGCGTCGGTATCGTGACCTGCCTGTACCGGGGGTCTCCGACACCCGGGCCGTGGTCGCGTCTGGGCGCGCTTTTCATTCAGGATTGGTTCGTACCGCAGGTGTTGTTGGCCCATGCCCTCGGATCCACGGACTTCGCATTCGGGGCCACGATCGCGCTGCGCCGTCCGGTGCTGGTGGCCTGCGGCGGATTCGAGGCCTTGGGTTCACAGCTGGCCGATGATTATGTGCTCGGGGCCCGCACCCGGGCGCTCGGTTGGCGCACGGTCTTGTCGTCCTATTGCGTCGACACTGTGGTCTGCGAACCGCGTCTGCGCGATCTCGCCGCCCACCAACTGCGCTGGTTACGGACCATCCGCCTCATCAACCCGTGGGGTTATGCCTTTTCGGGTATCACCTTCGGTCTGCCGTTGGCGCTGATCGCGGCCGCGATCTCCGGGCGGGCATGGGTGTGGGGTCTTGCGTTTCTGGCCTTGATCGTGCGGCTCGTGCTACATTCACGCGCTTGCAGACGCCTGCAAGCGCCCCGGCGCTTCGGGCTCGTTCCCCTGGCGGATGTCTTGCTTTGCGGGCTGTGGGCCCTTGGGCTTACGGGGCGCAAGGTCAGGTGGCGTGGCGCGACCCTGGCTGTGGGTCACGATGGGAGCATTAAAGTGAATCGGGAGTAA
- a CDS encoding MMPL family transporter, translating to MRDKRHSGSIDRLDRWYYGALIGLADFSRRRAWWVLVFAVVLSVGSLAYTITHFTISTDMSKMLSQDLPFERAQQRFNKAFPGLSKTLLIVVHSDSQTLSRRGAERLTHWLRRHGRGITQVSQPDGGRFFAREGLLYLSQKALWRLSDRLSQAQPFMATLAAHPTLPRFTALLDTALARARAPGGSLPGLVTVLDGWRKTLRGQEQGRYVVMPWGSLMGVAAPGGGTVGDSFVVAKPRYDYKGGAPVRTALRSIRAGARALGLDAAHGVSVRITGSAALDNEQVKTVSQSAGLATGLSLTLVLVMLVLGLRRPRYVIIILATLFMGLTWTAAFALFATGPMNLISVAFAVLFVGLGVDFGIQFCIRYQEEGAHGDNGQAISATARGAGSALSLAAVAAAISFYSFVPTSYAGIVDLGIISGTGMFFALIANLTVTPALLTIFVNGHAQGRPRGRLRGLLARIPVARHPRAIVAGATVIAIGLIPMILASRFDFDPMHLQNPHSEAVSTFESLLKNSRISPYPIDVLEPNLKAAQAMAARLARLKTVGRVLTAASFVPSHQRAKLAVIAQMALIVPPFSIHPQRARPPSAARIRASLGRLRQGLKAFAAERVHGRTVRAARALDAALGSYLARFGHDQAALLVLQRRVIGTLPWQLASLQKALNARPVTLQSLPASLRAPFISADGRARVEVFSSLNLNHNRNIVRFARDVARVAPDAVGPPVLLVQGGRAVVDAFKEATAISFVLITVVLLLTLRNLADALTILAPLVLAAMAAVAVMWVLGISFNLANIIVLPLLIGLSVAFSIYLVVRWRRGVGTALLLDTSTSEAVVFSALTTMSSFGSLAVSSNPGMAVLGETLFIAMGAALITILLVLPAILSLRQASHGQQA from the coding sequence ATGCGCGACAAGCGCCACTCAGGCAGCATTGACCGGCTCGATCGATGGTATTACGGGGCCCTCATCGGCTTGGCCGATTTCTCGCGCCGCCGGGCCTGGTGGGTGCTGGTGTTTGCGGTTGTGCTGAGCGTGGGCTCGCTCGCCTACACGATCACGCATTTTACCATCAGCACGGACATGAGCAAGATGCTGTCCCAGGATCTGCCGTTCGAGCGCGCCCAGCAGCGGTTCAACAAGGCCTTCCCGGGGCTTAGCAAGACCTTGCTTATTGTTGTCCACAGTGATTCGCAGACACTCTCGCGCCGGGGCGCCGAGCGCCTGACGCACTGGCTCAGGCGTCATGGCCGGGGCATCACGCAGGTGAGCCAGCCGGACGGCGGCCGGTTCTTTGCGCGCGAGGGGTTGTTGTATCTGTCGCAAAAGGCGCTCTGGCGCCTGTCCGACCGGCTGTCGCAGGCGCAACCGTTCATGGCGACGCTCGCCGCGCACCCGACCCTGCCACGCTTTACGGCGCTCCTCGACACCGCGCTCGCGCGCGCGCGTGCCCCGGGCGGGTCGCTGCCCGGTCTCGTGACGGTGCTCGACGGATGGCGCAAGACCCTGCGGGGTCAGGAGCAGGGTCGCTATGTGGTGATGCCTTGGGGGAGCCTCATGGGGGTCGCGGCCCCCGGCGGGGGCACGGTTGGCGACAGCTTCGTGGTGGCCAAGCCCCGTTACGACTACAAAGGGGGCGCGCCGGTGCGCACCGCCTTGCGGAGTATACGGGCCGGGGCCCGGGCCCTCGGACTCGATGCCGCGCATGGCGTCAGCGTCCGTATTACCGGATCGGCGGCGCTCGATAATGAACAGGTCAAGACCGTGTCGCAGAGCGCGGGTCTCGCCACCGGCCTGTCGCTCACCCTGGTGCTGGTCATGTTGGTCCTGGGCTTGCGCCGCCCGCGCTATGTCATCATCATCCTCGCGACCCTGTTCATGGGGTTGACCTGGACCGCGGCGTTCGCGCTTTTCGCCACCGGGCCCATGAACCTGATCTCGGTGGCCTTCGCGGTGCTGTTCGTGGGTCTCGGGGTCGATTTCGGGATCCAGTTTTGCATCCGCTATCAGGAGGAGGGCGCCCATGGCGACAACGGACAGGCGATCTCCGCTACCGCGCGTGGCGCCGGCAGCGCGTTGAGTCTCGCGGCCGTGGCCGCGGCCATCAGCTTCTATTCCTTCGTGCCGACGAGTTACGCCGGGATCGTCGATCTCGGCATCATTTCCGGCACCGGGATGTTCTTTGCGCTCATCGCCAATCTGACCGTGACCCCGGCGCTGCTCACGATTTTCGTCAATGGCCATGCGCAGGGGCGGCCACGTGGCCGTCTGCGCGGCCTGTTGGCGCGTATCCCGGTAGCGCGCCATCCGCGCGCGATCGTTGCCGGCGCCACGGTGATCGCCATCGGGCTCATCCCCATGATCCTTGCGAGCCGCTTCGATTTCGATCCCATGCATCTCCAGAATCCCCACAGCGAGGCGGTATCGACCTTCGAGTCCTTGCTCAAAAACAGCCGCATTTCGCCCTACCCCATCGATGTCTTGGAACCAAATCTCAAGGCCGCCCAGGCGATGGCCGCGCGCCTTGCGCGCCTGAAGACGGTGGGACGCGTGCTCACGGCCGCAAGTTTCGTCCCCAGCCATCAGCGCGCCAAGCTCGCCGTGATCGCGCAAATGGCCCTGATCGTGCCGCCGTTTTCAATCCACCCCCAGCGCGCGCGGCCGCCGTCGGCCGCCCGCATCCGCGCCTCCTTGGGCCGTCTGCGCCAAGGCCTGAAGGCCTTCGCCGCCGAGCGCGTCCATGGCCGCACGGTGCGTGCGGCGCGCGCCCTCGATGCCGCCCTGGGCTCGTATCTGGCGCGGTTCGGTCATGATCAGGCCGCCCTTCTGGTCTTGCAGCGGCGCGTCATCGGCACCCTGCCCTGGCAGCTTGCCAGCCTGCAAAAGGCGCTGAACGCGCGTCCCGTGACCCTGCAGAGCTTGCCCGCCTCCCTGCGCGCGCCATTCATCAGCGCCGACGGACGGGCGCGGGTCGAGGTCTTTTCCTCGCTCAATCTCAACCATAATCGCAATATCGTCCGATTTGCCCGGGATGTGGCGCGCGTGGCCCCGGACGCCGTGGGTCCGCCCGTGTTGCTTGTGCAGGGTGGCCGTGCGGTGGTCGACGCCTTCAAGGAGGCGACCGCGATCTCGTTTGTGTTGATCACCGTGGTCTTGCTGCTGACCTTGCGCAACCTGGCCGATGCCCTCACGATCCTGGCCCCGCTGGTATTGGCGGCCATGGCCGCGGTGGCGGTGATGTGGGTGCTTGGGATCTCGTTCAATCTCGCCAATATCATCGTGTTGCCGCTGCTCATCGGTCTGAGCGTGGCGTTTAGCATCTACCTCGTCGTGCGCTGGCGGCGCGGTGTCGGGACCGCGCTCCTGCTCGACACCAGTACCTCGGAGGCCGTGGTGTTCAGCGCACTCACGACCATGAGCTCGTTTGGGAGCCTTGCGGTGTCGTCCAATCCGGGGATGGCCGTCCTGGGGGAGACCTTGTTTATCGCCATGGGCGCGGCGCTCATTACGATTCTGTTGGTCCTGCCCGCGATCTTAAGCCTGCGTCAGGCCTCGCATGGGCAACAGGCCTGA
- the hpnA gene encoding hopanoid-associated sugar epimerase, giving the protein MRALVTGASGFVGSAVARALLAAGHEVRVVVRKTSALSNIADLSVERVEGDLLEPASLCGIMAGCDALFHVAADYRLWVPDREAMFRANVEGTRALMEEALTAGVKRVVYTSSVATLGSVPGGVADEQTPVRYSDMIGPYKQSKFRAEEEVHRLIRLGLPAVIVNPSTPVGPRDIKPTPTGRLVRDAARGHIPAYVDTGLNIVHVDDVAQGHLLAYAHGRIGERYILGGDNLTLAAILTLIADIAGRRPPSLRLSRHWLWPVALASQAYARARKSATPLVTWDELRMASKYMFFDSAKARAELGYHPRPAEEALADAVAWFLATGRAPGKPADVV; this is encoded by the coding sequence ATGAGGGCATTGGTGACAGGTGCGTCGGGTTTTGTCGGTTCGGCGGTGGCGCGCGCCCTGTTGGCCGCCGGGCATGAGGTGCGCGTCGTCGTGCGCAAGACTAGCGCCCTTTCCAATATCGCCGATCTATCGGTCGAACGTGTCGAGGGCGACCTGCTCGAGCCGGCCTCGCTATGCGGCATCATGGCCGGGTGCGACGCGTTGTTTCATGTGGCGGCCGACTACCGGTTGTGGGTCCCGGACCGGGAGGCCATGTTCCGGGCCAACGTCGAAGGCACGCGCGCGCTCATGGAGGAGGCCTTGACGGCCGGGGTGAAGCGCGTCGTCTACACCAGCAGCGTGGCGACCCTGGGGTCGGTACCGGGGGGTGTCGCCGACGAACAGACGCCGGTCCGCTATAGCGACATGATCGGCCCCTACAAGCAGTCGAAGTTTCGTGCCGAGGAGGAGGTGCACCGCCTGATCCGTCTCGGCTTGCCGGCGGTGATCGTGAACCCCTCGACGCCCGTGGGTCCGCGCGACATCAAGCCCACGCCCACCGGGCGCCTGGTGCGGGATGCGGCGCGCGGACACATCCCGGCGTACGTCGATACCGGCCTCAATATCGTGCATGTCGATGACGTGGCGCAAGGGCACCTGCTCGCCTACGCCCACGGTCGCATCGGCGAGCGCTACATCCTCGGCGGGGACAACCTGACGCTCGCGGCGATCCTGACACTCATCGCCGATATCGCCGGCCGCCGGCCGCCATCGTTGCGCCTGTCACGCCATTGGCTGTGGCCGGTGGCGCTGGCCTCGCAGGCCTACGCGCGCGCGCGCAAGTCGGCGACGCCGCTTGTCACCTGGGATGAGCTGCGCATGGCGTCCAAGTATATGTTCTTCGATTCCGCCAAGGCGCGGGCGGAGCTCGGCTATCACCCGCGCCCCGCCGAGGAGGCGCTGGCCGACGCCGTGGCGTGGTTTCTCGCGACCGGGCGCGCGCCCGGCAAGCCCGCGGACGTGGTGTGA
- a CDS encoding ABC transporter substrate-binding protein produces the protein MTRQETGRRMAGVWVAVAWLATVGAPAYAARTGPAVAVVRHFQNTLIAVMKAGKPLGFKGRYGKLMPAVHKSHDVAYIAQLTLGPYWGRLTPAERQAFVRAFTKLTVATYAAQFRRYSGQAFRRVTSQEVAQGDVLVETELTTHGRKDATIDYLVAPTGGRWEIVNIVANGVSDLALKRAQYTAIIRKKGFPALLATLRGKVAQLSHGALKG, from the coding sequence ATGACACGGCAAGAGACAGGGCGGCGGATGGCGGGCGTGTGGGTGGCGGTGGCGTGGCTTGCGACCGTCGGCGCCCCTGCTTATGCCGCACGGACGGGGCCGGCGGTGGCCGTGGTCCGTCATTTCCAGAATACCCTGATCGCGGTCATGAAGGCCGGCAAGCCCCTGGGGTTCAAGGGCCGCTACGGAAAACTCATGCCGGCCGTGCATAAGAGCCATGATGTGGCCTACATCGCCCAGCTGACCCTGGGGCCCTATTGGGGACGGCTTACGCCCGCCGAGCGGCAGGCCTTCGTACGGGCCTTTACCAAGCTTACGGTGGCCACCTACGCCGCGCAATTCCGGCGCTATTCCGGGCAGGCCTTCCGCCGCGTGACCTCGCAAGAGGTGGCGCAGGGCGATGTCCTGGTCGAGACCGAGCTTACGACCCACGGGCGTAAGGATGCCACGATCGACTATCTCGTGGCGCCCACCGGGGGGCGCTGGGAGATCGTCAATATCGTGGCCAATGGCGTGAGCGATCTGGCCTTGAAGCGTGCGCAATACACGGCCATCATTCGCAAAAAAGGCTTTCCGGCGCTGCTTGCGACATTGCGCGGCAAGGTGGCGCAACTGAGTCACGGCGCCCTCAAGGGCTAG
- a CDS encoding phytoene/squalene synthase family protein has protein sequence MDDERFQAAMLQDVSRTFALTIPELPQALRAVVGNGYLLCRIVDTIEDDPDLSSAQKRRFCTFFAHVVARRADPREFARSLDAVLAPKVPPAERLLVRETERVIAIGNTFTAAQRKALETCVAIMADGMAEFQERKDPAGLPTLADMDRYCYHVAGVVGEMLTRLFCEYSPEMRRHEDRLMALAVSFGQTLQMTNILKDIWEDHGRGACWLPRDVFARHGFALADLDSGPGDEGFGRGLGELIDVARAHARGALEYVLLIPREEAGLRNFCLWALGMAVLTLRKIDRRRNFSSGQDVKITRRSVKATVAVSRLSAGHDRLLRLLFALLAGAPRPLPRGV, from the coding sequence GTGGACGACGAGCGCTTCCAGGCGGCCATGCTGCAGGACGTGTCGCGGACCTTCGCGCTGACCATCCCCGAGCTTCCGCAGGCCCTGCGCGCCGTCGTCGGCAACGGCTATCTGCTCTGCCGTATCGTCGACACCATAGAAGACGATCCGGATCTGAGCAGCGCCCAGAAGCGGCGTTTCTGCACATTCTTCGCTCATGTCGTGGCGCGCCGCGCCGACCCGCGGGAATTTGCGCGCAGTCTCGATGCGGTGCTCGCCCCCAAAGTGCCGCCGGCCGAGCGCCTGCTCGTGCGCGAGACCGAACGCGTGATCGCGATCGGGAACACCTTCACGGCCGCGCAGCGCAAGGCGCTTGAGACCTGTGTGGCGATCATGGCCGACGGGATGGCGGAATTTCAGGAGCGCAAGGACCCGGCGGGCCTGCCGACGCTTGCGGACATGGATCGTTACTGCTACCACGTGGCCGGGGTCGTGGGCGAGATGCTCACGCGCCTGTTCTGTGAATATTCTCCGGAGATGCGCCGCCATGAGGACCGCCTTATGGCGCTCGCGGTCTCGTTTGGGCAGACTCTCCAGATGACCAACATCCTGAAGGATATATGGGAGGACCATGGGCGGGGGGCCTGTTGGCTGCCGCGCGACGTGTTTGCGCGTCATGGGTTTGCGCTCGCCGATCTCGACAGCGGGCCCGGCGATGAGGGATTCGGTCGCGGCCTGGGCGAGCTCATTGATGTGGCGCGCGCCCATGCGCGCGGTGCGCTCGAGTATGTCTTGTTGATCCCGCGTGAAGAGGCGGGCCTTCGGAATTTCTGCTTGTGGGCGCTTGGCATGGCGGTCCTGACGCTGCGCAAGATCGATCGCCGGCGGAATTTCTCCAGCGGTCAGGACGTGAAGATCACGCGCCGCAGTGTCAAAGCGACGGTTGCGGTGAGCCGCCTGTCCGCCGGTCATGACCGGCTTTTGCGTCTCTTGTTCGCGCTTTTGGCGGGCGCGCCGCGGCCGTTGCCGCGCGGCGTCTGA
- a CDS encoding lysylphosphatidylglycerol synthase domain-containing protein — translation MGNRPDARRAPPQRPWTAGVLGVMAAGGIAFTAWLLERLGFAPVMAFLARAGVGLLWLIPLRFAVAATEVRGWGALLGIRRRIPWLLLVWLAMVRDAVNTFLPVARVGGELVAIRLLRVRGVNTSTASASVIVETSVTLALQIVITLCGIALMFPLAGIKAPLPELLAGVGAAVVVVAGFVAVQVRIGLAEFADRTLGRALRAIGGRGLPLVPGLDRKVMSLYRHRAVLARCAFWQLVGFAGGAAEIALLAALMHIPLTLTQVFVFEALIQAVHSVAFVVPGALGVQEGGFVGLAVLLGVAPDAAFSLALGRRLRQLAIGFPVLLSWQWHEWRLRRLSSAHVAPTSG, via the coding sequence ATGGGCAACAGGCCTGACGCCCGCCGCGCGCCCCCCCAACGGCCGTGGACGGCGGGGGTGTTGGGGGTCATGGCGGCCGGCGGTATCGCGTTCACCGCGTGGCTTTTGGAGCGCTTGGGCTTTGCGCCGGTCATGGCGTTTCTGGCGCGCGCCGGCGTGGGCCTCCTGTGGCTTATCCCCTTGCGTTTCGCGGTGGCCGCGACTGAAGTCCGCGGATGGGGCGCATTGCTGGGAATCCGGCGGCGCATTCCCTGGCTGTTGCTGGTGTGGCTTGCCATGGTGCGTGATGCCGTCAACACCTTCCTTCCGGTGGCGCGGGTGGGGGGCGAACTCGTCGCCATCCGGCTCTTGCGTGTGCGCGGCGTGAATACCAGTACGGCCTCGGCGAGCGTGATCGTCGAGACCAGCGTGACACTCGCCCTGCAGATCGTCATTACGCTCTGCGGCATTGCCTTGATGTTCCCTCTGGCGGGCATCAAGGCGCCTTTGCCGGAGTTGTTGGCGGGTGTCGGGGCGGCGGTCGTCGTAGTGGCGGGGTTCGTGGCGGTTCAGGTGCGCATCGGCCTTGCGGAATTCGCGGACCGCACGCTCGGGCGCGCACTGCGCGCCATCGGCGGCCGGGGTCTGCCGCTCGTCCCCGGGCTCGACCGCAAGGTGATGAGCCTGTACCGGCACCGCGCGGTGTTGGCGCGCTGCGCGTTCTGGCAACTCGTGGGTTTTGCCGGTGGCGCGGCCGAGATCGCGCTCCTGGCGGCGCTGATGCACATCCCCTTGACCCTCACTCAGGTGTTCGTGTTCGAGGCCCTGATCCAGGCCGTCCATAGCGTGGCGTTCGTGGTTCCCGGGGCCCTCGGGGTCCAGGAAGGCGGCTTTGTCGGCTTGGCGGTGCTGCTCGGGGTCGCGCCCGATGCGGCGTTCAGTCTCGCGCTCGGACGCCGGTTGCGTCAGCTGGCCATCGGGTTTCCCGTGCTGCTCTCATGGCAATGGCATGAGTGGCGCCTGCGGCGCCTTTCGTCCGCGCATGTGGCGCCGACCAGCGGTTAG
- a CDS encoding VacJ family lipoprotein, producing the protein MRRAVARVLALAGLLLLAGCATTGGPDPLAPMNRRFYAFNSATDRLIMSPVARMYKTVTPKPLRASLTNFFHNVAYPDVIVNDFLQGRLGQGVDDIGRFVVNSTIGLFGLFDVATPLGLKAHVEDAGLTLGRWGVGRGPYLVLPFVGPDTLRNTPSLVMGIFTNVLYYVGAPALTVPLTVFDVINARANASASLRYVRENAVDKYVFTRDAYLQHRNYLQDGGHLPLKAVEQMMMPPGPAPAPADPPPLADPAPRSRVVMTVPGRPDVAIRPPVPAG; encoded by the coding sequence GTGAGACGGGCGGTCGCGCGGGTCCTCGCTCTTGCTGGTCTCTTGCTGCTCGCGGGGTGCGCGACGACCGGCGGCCCGGACCCGCTCGCGCCCATGAATCGCCGCTTCTACGCCTTCAATAGCGCGACCGATCGCCTGATCATGAGCCCGGTGGCGCGCATGTACAAGACCGTAACCCCAAAGCCCCTACGCGCCTCGCTCACCAACTTTTTTCACAACGTGGCCTATCCGGATGTCATCGTGAACGACTTCCTGCAGGGGCGGCTTGGGCAGGGTGTCGACGATATCGGCCGTTTTGTCGTCAACAGCACCATAGGGCTCTTCGGTCTTTTTGATGTCGCGACCCCGCTCGGGCTCAAGGCCCATGTCGAGGATGCCGGACTCACCCTCGGGCGCTGGGGTGTGGGTCGGGGTCCCTACCTCGTGCTGCCGTTCGTGGGCCCCGACACCTTGCGCAACACCCCGAGCCTGGTGATGGGGATATTCACGAATGTCTTGTATTACGTCGGCGCGCCGGCGCTCACCGTGCCGCTCACGGTGTTCGATGTGATAAACGCGCGCGCCAACGCCAGCGCCTCGCTGCGCTATGTGCGTGAAAACGCCGTCGACAAATATGTCTTTACGCGCGATGCCTACCTCCAGCACCGGAACTACCTGCAAGACGGCGGGCACCTGCCATTGAAGGCGGTCGAGCAGATGATGATGCCGCCGGGGCCGGCCCCGGCGCCGGCCGATCCCCCGCCGCTTGCCGATCCTGCGCCCCGGTCACGGGTGGTGATGACGGTCCCCGGGCGGCCGGATGTCGCCATCCGCCCGCCGGTACCGGCCGGATAG
- the hpnK gene encoding hopanoid biosynthesis-associated protein HpnK produces MSRASRRLIVTADDFGLSPAVNEAVERAARQGILTCASLMVGEDAAGDAVARARRLPSLRVGLHVVVADGRPVLPPGRIPALCDRHGRLDGRLVRAGVRFFFRPSVARQLEDEIAAQFAAFARTGLPLDHVNAHKHMHLHPTVLGLILKIGRHYGMRAVRLPYEPPVAVRSAGGAWRYGKTMGVVGLWTGLMRWRLDRAGLAHNDRVLGLLQSGSLDEATVLALLRRLPPGVTELYCHPAISDGAAARALGYRQADEFAALMSAEVARALREGGVMKVAFGDLA; encoded by the coding sequence GTGTCGCGGGCGTCTCGCCGGCTGATCGTCACCGCCGACGATTTCGGGCTGTCGCCGGCGGTCAATGAGGCGGTCGAGCGCGCCGCACGCCAGGGGATCTTGACGTGCGCGAGCCTCATGGTCGGCGAGGACGCGGCGGGCGATGCCGTGGCGCGCGCGCGGCGTCTGCCTTCGTTGCGCGTGGGCCTGCATGTGGTGGTGGCGGACGGTCGCCCGGTGCTGCCCCCGGGGCGCATCCCCGCCTTGTGCGATCGCCACGGCCGCCTGGACGGCCGCCTAGTGCGTGCCGGAGTCCGGTTTTTCTTCCGGCCGTCGGTGGCGCGCCAATTGGAAGACGAGATCGCCGCGCAGTTTGCGGCGTTCGCCCGGACCGGCCTTCCCTTGGATCATGTCAATGCCCACAAGCATATGCATCTCCACCCGACGGTCCTTGGGTTGATCCTGAAGATCGGGCGACATTACGGGATGCGCGCGGTACGGCTCCCCTATGAACCGCCGGTGGCGGTGCGCTCCGCGGGCGGGGCATGGCGCTATGGCAAGACGATGGGCGTGGTTGGGCTATGGACGGGACTCATGCGCTGGCGGCTCGACCGCGCGGGCCTTGCGCATAATGACAGGGTCCTCGGGCTCTTGCAGTCCGGGAGTCTGGATGAGGCGACGGTTCTTGCGCTCCTGCGGCGGCTCCCGCCCGGGGTGACCGAGCTCTACTGTCATCCGGCGATCAGCGATGGGGCCGCGGCGCGCGCCCTGGGGTATCGGCAGGCCGATGAATTCGCCGCCCTGATGAGTGCCGAGGTGGCACGCGCCCTGCGGGAAGGCGGCGTCATGAAAGTCGCCTTCGGTGACCTCGCTTAA